GCGGCCGTTTCTAGATGGCGAGAAAAGGCGTTGATCAGAGGGAGGGTGATCGACCCAAAAACCCCAAGCCACAAAATAACCAGGGGGAACGCTGCGATGTCAGCGATACCATCGTAGCCTAAAATGCCCACTGACCAACGTAGGAACAGGTTAGCCAGGTACAGCCCAAACAAGGTCAACATTGATTGGACGGCCACCGCCTTAGGGATATCAGCATGCCTATGGTGACCAAGCTCGTGAGCAAAGATTGTCTCAATTTCATCAAGAGTGTAGCGCTCAAGGAGGGTATCGCCAAGGACGATTCGGCGCGTATTCCCCAAACCCATCAAACTGGCATTGGCTGTTGTCGCCTTACTGCTCAAGTTCAGAATGTAAACCCCATGCACCATTGTACCGGCACGCTTGGCCAGGTTCGCTAAACGATCAATCAACGCCTCATCAGTGACGGCCGTGAACTTGTAGAATAAAGGCACGATAAGAATAGGGGCCAGGTTGGTCAGGACAGCGCTGAAAAGGAACAACAGCAGGCCTGACCAAATCCACCACACCTCCGGCTGAACCCGCAGCAAGTAATAGAGTCCCTCCACCAGAATCAACCCAAAGCCTAAAGAGAGTAGACTGCCCTTGATCCAGTCAACCAACCACCCGGATACGGTCTGAACGGAAAGTCCGAAGCGATGGGGTAAGATAAACCCACCATAGAGGGCGAGGGGAAATTGGATAAACAGATAGACGAAGGTCAGAACGAGGAAATAAAGGGCGATATGCAGCAGCTGTTCCTCAGCGATTTGCTGAACATACACCTTCAGCGTTCGAGAGACAGCGCTGACCAATAAGGCTACCAGGAAGACAGCACTTATACCCAATTCGGCCAAGAATAGCCAGCGCCTTAACTGTGCATATTTCTTAGCCTTCTCCTGCCGTTCAGCAGTGATATTCATTAAAAGGTCACGTTCAATGTACCAGTTACTTAGTCCAGCTTATACCAGAGTTCGCCTCAATGTGTAGTCCTTTAGTTAATTGCTTAACCTCGCTGGCCACGATCTGCGACCCTTCCGTGGAGACCTTGATGGCGTAGAGATCGAAGCTATCACCCTGCTCCGCCAGAAAAGCGATTATTTGACCGTCCGGGGACCAAGCCGGGGAACGACATCGACCGAGGTCAGTCAGTTGTTGCGGTGAGGTGCCCTTGGCATCCATTATCCAGAGATCATCCCGGCCACCGCTTCGGGCAGTGTAGGCGATGAAAAGCCCATCGGGCGACCAAGCCGGATCGTAGTCCCCTTCCTTGTCATTCGTCAATGCCACTAGTCGGCCATTGCTCAGGGTTAGGGTATAGATCTGGGATACCCCATTGCCCTCAAAATAGGTCATAGCGATCTTCTCCCCATCAGGTGACCAGGTCGGCCAGTCAACGCCGCCCGACCCAAGAGGATGCTTGGTCATCTGCCTGTGCCCCGTCCCATCGCTGTTGACCAGCCATAAGGCGAGAGGCATATGTAGCTCTACCCTGGCATAATCGGAAGCGTAGGCCAGACGCCTGCCATCAGGAGACCAGGCTGGCTTGCGCGCCCAGGCGCAGCTCCGAACACTCACCCGGGAGAGGTTGTTCGTCAGTTGCAGTTGGGGAGCACCATCACTGCTCAATATCACCAGATCAGAGTGGTTCTCGCCAACGACCACAGTGGCGATGCGCTTCCCGTCGGGTGACCAGGCCGGATCAGCATAGTGTCCCTTTTGTGTCAATTGCTTGACATTTCCATTATCCCAGACCCAGATACTCCCACCCTTCACAAAGAGAATCTTACCCTTTACGGAAAAATCGGCTTTTGGCCTCTCTTTAGCTACAGCCTGTGCGGCCTTAGGGACCGCCGGATTCTCTGCACAACCTCCCATCAGGGCCATTATAAGAGCCAAAAAGAGGAGCACCGAAACGATCCCCAAGTGCCGCTTAACTCCCCGCATCATAATGCTCATAAAGCCGCTCCAATTAGCTCAGTGATATCCTTGGCCCCCTCCCTTTCCATAAATTGACGCAGACCATCAATGATCTCCAGAGGGGTCTGTGGGTTAACGAAGATTGCCGTACCCACCTGCACGGCTGAGGCACCAGCCATCAAGAATTGCAAGGCATCGGATGTTGAAGTAATGCCTCCGACACCGATCACGGGAATATCAACAGCCTTAGCCACCTCATAAACCATTCGCAGAGCAATCGGCCGTATGGCCGGACCAGAAAGTCCACCGCTGATATTGCCTAAAAACGGGCGACGGGTGGTGATATCTATAGTCATCCCCACCAGCGTGTTGATCAAGGATACAGCGTCAGCGCCAGAGGCAGCAACGGCCTCAGCGATGGACACGATATCAGTGACATTTGGGGTGAGCTTTACGATAACAGGCAGCGAGGTGGACGCTTTAACCGCTGCCGTTACCTGGGCGGCTGTATCAGACCTGATACCGAAAGCCATACCGCCCTCGGCCACATTCGGACAGGAGATATTCACTTCGATACCCGCCACGCCATCCACTCCCTCCAACATCGTCGCTATTGTAGCATATTCGTCGACTGTCTCACCAGCAATGTTTACAACTACAGGCACCTTCCAACGAACCCAGATAGGGGCCTTCTCTTGGATAACAGCTTCAATACCAATGTTCTCTAACCCGATAGCATTCAACATCCCTGCCGGGGTCTCAGCGATGCGCGGCTGAGGGTTACCGAGCCTGGGGCGCAGTGTGGTGCCTTTACTAACTATGGCCCCTAACCGCTCGATGTCTATAAGCCGGGCGTACTCATGGCCGTAACCAAAAGTTCCCGAAGCAGCCATCACTGGATTTTTCAAAATCAATCCCCGATCGTGTCGCGGGGCAAGCTGCACGGCGAGATTCAAGACCAAATTACCTCGCTTAAATCAAAAACAGGCCCATCGCGGCATAAGCTTCGTCGCCCATGCTTGGTATCGATCCGACACCCTGCACAAGCGCCCACAGCGCAAGCCAGGCGTTGCTCCAAGGATACCTGAACCGACAGACCAAGCGGCCATCTCAACGCTCCCAGAGCACGAAGCATGGCCGTAGGTCCGCAGGCAAAGACCTGGTCTGCCCAGGCTAGATATTCCGGCAATAGATCAGTGATTAAACCCCTCCTTCCAAGACTACCATCTTCCGTACAAACCACGTATTCCGCCTCAGCCGGCACATAATCAACAGGCAGCACCCGTGCGGCCGTAGCGGCTCCAGCCAGCACTGTAACAGCCCTATCTTCAGTGCTGGCCGCCTCGGCCAATCCGACAAGTGGAGCGATACCCAACCCACCAGCCACCAGCAGCACATTACGGGTCGTTGGTTTCAGACAGAAACCCTGGCCCAGCGGGCCCAGGACATCCAGATAATCATCTCGTCTGACGCTGGCCAGGATACCAGTACCCCGCCCAACCTCCTCAAAGAGTATAGCTATCTCCCCTGGATTTAACCTCGCCATCTCCGGCAGCCGTGCAGGACTCAGGGCCAAGCTCGGACGAACCGACCGATGCACACTGAAGGGACGGCGCAGCAATGGTTCAAAAGTAGAACAACAACGGATGTGCACAAATTGGCCAGGCGCCGTCTGTGCGGCGATCTCAGGGGCATATAGGCGTAGAAAGTAAATATGATCGGCCACAGTGGTATTAGCTATGACCCGAGCCGTCTCCTGTTTCATTGCTTCACTCCCACCAGCTGGCAGCAACAAGCACCTATGCAGCCGGCTATTCTCCCTGGACTATCGCCCATTCCTGGCATTATGCGAGAACACCTCAGCGCTTTGGCCATTTTACTACACTGAAGGAGTATGTGCGTAAGCGAGCTCTTCTTTAGCCTGGAAGACAACCCTGCCCTCAACAAGGGTAGCCTTCGCTCTCCCCCGCAGGGTTAGCCCAGCCAATGGCGTATTATGGCCTTTGGATTGGAAGGTGCTCGGATCGACCACCCACTCCTCATTGGGATCGAAGATGACTACGTCGGCTGAAGAGCCGGGTTTGAGCGTACCACAGGAGAGATTGAAGGCTTGCGCCGGACCGAAGGTCAATTTCTCCACGATTAGCCTTAGATCAATGATCCTCTCGTGGAAAAGGGTGAGTAGGCAGC
This genomic stretch from Chloroflexota bacterium harbors:
- a CDS encoding dihydroorotate dehydrogenase electron transfer subunit translates to MKQETARVIANTTVADHIYFLRLYAPEIAAQTAPGQFVHIRCCSTFEPLLRRPFSVHRSVRPSLALSPARLPEMARLNPGEIAILFEEVGRGTGILASVRRDDYLDVLGPLGQGFCLKPTTRNVLLVAGGLGIAPLVGLAEAASTEDRAVTVLAGAATAARVLPVDYVPAEAEYVVCTEDGSLGRRGLITDLLPEYLAWADQVFACGPTAMLRALGALRWPLGLSVQVSLEQRLACAVGACAGCRIDTKHGRRSLCRDGPVFDLSEVIWS
- a CDS encoding dihydroorotate dehydrogenase, producing MAASGTFGYGHEYARLIDIERLGAIVSKGTTLRPRLGNPQPRIAETPAGMLNAIGLENIGIEAVIQEKAPIWVRWKVPVVVNIAGETVDEYATIATMLEGVDGVAGIEVNISCPNVAEGGMAFGIRSDTAAQVTAAVKASTSLPVIVKLTPNVTDIVSIAEAVAASGADAVSLINTLVGMTIDITTRRPFLGNISGGLSGPAIRPIALRMVYEVAKAVDIPVIGVGGITSTSDALQFLMAGASAVQVGTAIFVNPQTPLEIIDGLRQFMEREGAKDITELIGAAL
- a CDS encoding M48 family metallopeptidase, with translation MNITAERQEKAKKYAQLRRWLFLAELGISAVFLVALLVSAVSRTLKVYVQQIAEEQLLHIALYFLVLTFVYLFIQFPLALYGGFILPHRFGLSVQTVSGWLVDWIKGSLLSLGFGLILVEGLYYLLRVQPEVWWIWSGLLLFLFSAVLTNLAPILIVPLFYKFTAVTDEALIDRLANLAKRAGTMVHGVYILNLSSKATTANASLMGLGNTRRIVLGDTLLERYTLDEIETIFAHELGHHRHADIPKAVAVQSMLTLFGLYLANLFLRWSVGILGYDGIADIAAFPLVILWLGVFGSITLPLINAFSRHLETAADRYALELTQKPQSFGTALLKLADQNLSELQPGRWVEWLFYDHPPFTKRIKLAEEYARHRSSSSEASNRE